A region of the Pseudoprevotella muciniphila genome:
GATTTTTGAGTTATTTTGGTGTAGATTTTGATTTAAGTTCGCAGGTGCATAGCGGGCTATATTCCAAGAAGTCAAGTCAAAAGATGCCCAAAAGAACCAAAAAGCAGCAAGACTAATCATAAACAAAAAAACCTCAATATATAGAATACCCTTTAAACTCCAATCATTCAACATCATCTAAAATAAGAACATAATAATGAACAATAAGAAAATGAAAAGAACTTTTTTAATGTTGCTTGCAGCCTTCCTGATGGTAGGAACAAGTTGTGGAAAGAACAGTAATGGCATCGAAGAGGTTGTACCCGAGAACGAACAACCCGCACAGACACCTAAGGCTGTCCTCAAGAAAATTGATGCCAGCCTGACTGGCAAAGCAGTTTTCAAAGCCATTGCCGAAAATTACGAAGGCAAGGTTGTTGTCCTCGATTTCTGGGCTACATGGTGCGGACCATGCCGAATGGCAATGAAGCAAATCGATGCCATCAAGGATGAATTGGTAAAAAAAGGTGCCATCTTCGTTTACGTAACTGGTGATACATCGCCTCAGGCTGACTTCGATGCCATGTACAAGGGTATCGCCGGCGACCATTACCGTTTGCCTGATGCGCAATGGAAAACCGTTCTCAACCAATTCGGCATATCGGGTATTCCCTATTATATGATCCTGAAAAAGGATGGTAGTATCGCCTATACCCACATGGGCTATCCTGGCAACGATGAACTGAAAATGCAGGCAGAAATCGCTCTCAGCGAGCAAGCACAATAGTCCATTAAGTACCTAAACAACTAAAACAGGCACAGGAGAAAAACCTGTGCCTGTTTTAGTTGCCTTTACCAGCGCGTTAACTTCAGTTTCCGAGAACCAAGTTGACGAGCAGCAGAACAATGGGTATAGTTATCAGGAAGATGCCAATAATGTCGATGATAAGTCCCGACTTGATCATCTTCGTGATAGGTATGTAACCACTGGCATAAACAATCGCATTGGGCGGTGTTGATACAGGCATCATGAAGCCAAGCGATGACGACAGCGCTATACCTACAGCCACGGGCACCGGATTTATGCCAAGCGACAGAGCCGTACCAATGGCTATAGGGCCGATAAGGTTCGTTGCAGCAGTGTGCGAGGTGAGTTCTGAGAGTAGCAAGGCTGCCACACAGAAGATACCTACAAATACTATTGATGACGGATTCTGGCCCAACAATAACTTGAGACCTTCGCCTATCCAGTCCGACAGGCCAGTGGTATACATCAAGCCACCCATGGCGAGTCCACCGCCAAAGAGAAGCAGTGTGCCCCACTCCACACCTTCCACAGCCTGTTTCCATCTCAGTGCAGGACGACCATTGTCGCCTGGCAGGAAGAAGAGCAGAAGAGCACCAACCATGGCAGCGGCAGCCTCGGGGAAGTACTTGTTATAATCCTTCAGTATTTCAGAATCGGAGCCATATATCACGCTTAGGACACCCGGCAGCACCCAGAGAAGCACTGCTGTGGAGAAACCGATGAGTGTGCACACTTGCGAACGTGTCCACTTGCCCAATCCGCGCACTTTTTCTGCAATGAATTCCTTTGCACCGGCTATGTGACTGACCTCTGCAGGGAAGAGTCTCCAAAGCACCACGTATGCAACTAAAAAATAAAGTACCATGGCGATAGAACCCCAAACCATCCAGTTGAAGAACGAAACGTGAGGAACTTCTTTCGCCATTTCATCGAGGAAACCGATCATGATGATATTAGGAGGTGTACCGATGGGTGTGAGCACACCACCTATGGAGCAGGCGTATGCCGTCATGAGCATAAGGCCCGTGGCATATTTATAGTTTGAGAGGTCAATTTGTTTGCCTTGGCTCGCCATCATCTCACGTATGGTTTCAAGCAGTCCGAGAGCAATGGGGAACATCATGGCTGCCGTGGCGGTGTTGCTGATCCAGCCAGAGCACATCATACATGCCAGACCAATGGCAATGAAGATGCGTCGCGGCGAGTCGCCCACCCATTTCATCGACATAATACCATACGCTATGCGTTTGTCGAGTCCGTTCACCATCATCGCCTTCGCTATGATAAATCCTCCCATAAAAAGGAATATCATCGGACTTGCGAAAGCAGCGAAAGCCGTTTTCATATCCACAACGCCCAAGATTACACACAAGGTGGGACCTATGAGCGAGGTAACGGGAATGGGCACCGGTTCGCAAATCCACCAGATAGCCACAAGCGACATGATGGCAAGCAGATGGTGTGCCTCTGGCTTCAACGCATCAATCGGTGTAAGCCAGATAAGGACCGCACAAAGCGGACCAAGAATGGCACCTGCAATGTGTCGGTTTCTGTCGAATTTTGATTCTTCTTTTGAAGGCTGCGGGGGAGCAACGCTACCCCGTTGCTTTTCTTCAATAGTTAATTCTGCCATGGTTAATAGTTTTTTTGTATATAAATATGTTGATTTTTATATTTTTTCAGACCTCCGCTTGATTTATGAAAGCATTGTGCAAAATTACACAAAAATATGTTTAGAGGGTTCTTATTGTATAAAAAATGTCGTTCCTGAAGAAAGATATCCCTTTATACACTCCGCTTGCCGAGAACAATGGGTAAAAATCGCTTGAGAAATAGAATTACAGGCACAAAAACTAATGTCACTCCTATGGATGCGAGTAGGGTCAGCATACCGTTCGTTGCCATATCAAATTGCTGTTTGTCGATGATTTTGAGCAGTGGATGCATCACGTCGCGATGGAAGGTCAGGATGACGAGGGTGCCGATAGAGATATAGGACACAAGGCGCGAGCGAATAGCATCAAGCATAAGCGAAAGACACACCACGGCTGCAGAACCGGTTAGTGCAGCGATATAGAAGAGAATGAGAGAGTTTCCATATTCTCCCCTGTACATCCACGCCTCGCCATTGAAGTGGCTCACAGATGCCGTAATCGCAAAAAGGACGATGACCAGAAAGAGCAGAACATAGCGTTTATCACTCCGTTTGGCTGCCTCCAACGAACTACTCATGCGGAGTTTGAAGTTTTCACTCGTCAATGCGCATTTTGGTGAGAGACAATGTCCCAGAACAAAGAAAGGCATTGCACCAAATGCCGCAGGTAATGCCCAGGAATAGTTGTCGTGTGGAACTAACTTCACAAAAAGCAGTTGTAGCACAATGCATATTCCGGTAACAACTATAATAGAGTACCGCGAACGACTGCAGTACTGGAAGATTATTATCATCAGCACGAGGGCATAAACATACCATAGATTACCACAACCGGAAATGCTCGGAAGGGTTGCGCTGAAGTCCTTGACAACGCCAACACCGGTCAGAATGGCTGCCACAGAATACAGGGCTCCGCCATCGTCCAGATGCTTGAGCCAATAGCCTGCCACTTTCAGCGAGACAAGAATCAGATAAGGCACAATTAAGGTCCAGAAAACTTTGCTCCAAAAAACACCGTTACTT
Encoded here:
- a CDS encoding TlpA family protein disulfide reductase, which produces MKRTFLMLLAAFLMVGTSCGKNSNGIEEVVPENEQPAQTPKAVLKKIDASLTGKAVFKAIAENYEGKVVVLDFWATWCGPCRMAMKQIDAIKDELVKKGAIFVYVTGDTSPQADFDAMYKGIAGDHYRLPDAQWKTVLNQFGISGIPYYMILKKDGSIAYTHMGYPGNDELKMQAEIALSEQAQ
- a CDS encoding SLC13 family permease, with protein sequence MAELTIEEKQRGSVAPPQPSKEESKFDRNRHIAGAILGPLCAVLIWLTPIDALKPEAHHLLAIMSLVAIWWICEPVPIPVTSLIGPTLCVILGVVDMKTAFAAFASPMIFLFMGGFIIAKAMMVNGLDKRIAYGIMSMKWVGDSPRRIFIAIGLACMMCSGWISNTATAAMMFPIALGLLETIREMMASQGKQIDLSNYKYATGLMLMTAYACSIGGVLTPIGTPPNIIMIGFLDEMAKEVPHVSFFNWMVWGSIAMVLYFLVAYVVLWRLFPAEVSHIAGAKEFIAEKVRGLGKWTRSQVCTLIGFSTAVLLWVLPGVLSVIYGSDSEILKDYNKYFPEAAAAMVGALLLFFLPGDNGRPALRWKQAVEGVEWGTLLLFGGGLAMGGLMYTTGLSDWIGEGLKLLLGQNPSSIVFVGIFCVAALLLSELTSHTAATNLIGPIAIGTALSLGINPVPVAVGIALSSSLGFMMPVSTPPNAIVYASGYIPITKMIKSGLIIDIIGIFLITIPIVLLLVNLVLGN
- a CDS encoding acyltransferase family protein, translated to MPSLMPRQNWIDWMKAFGMVIIVWGHCFPTGLTPFIYAFSVPVFFLVSGYLTRHEASNGVFWSKVFWTLIVPYLILVSLKVAGYWLKHLDDGGALYSVAAILTGVGVVKDFSATLPSISGCGNLWYVYALVLMIIIFQYCSRSRYSIIVVTGICIVLQLLFVKLVPHDNYSWALPAAFGAMPFFVLGHCLSPKCALTSENFKLRMSSSLEAAKRSDKRYVLLFLVIVLFAITASVSHFNGEAWMYRGEYGNSLILFYIAALTGSAAVVCLSLMLDAIRSRLVSYISIGTLVILTFHRDVMHPLLKIIDKQQFDMATNGMLTLLASIGVTLVFVPVILFLKRFLPIVLGKRSV